The DNA sequence CTTGCACATTTTctatgtcaacatttttattgctgTATGGTTCCCAGTTTATGCCTCTAGGTCCAGACTTTGTCCTGGTCAGGGTCAGCTGATGCAAAGTGGCAGGCACAAATACAAACTGCTGGAACTAAACACGTCATACAACCAACTTGGACCTTCAGTCACCTGCAGGTATTTGATCCCAGATTTATCTCCCTCATAAACCATTTCatcagcaaaataaatgaaattgtaACCCAAAATTGTGTCGAGGGAATTGAGAGAGGGAAAGTTGTTGACAATTTAGTGACGTAGGTGGAAGCGAGCAAAGTCACGTGACTGTGATGTGCTTGTCATGTGCCTTACGACAATACTATAATGTTGCAGACAGGAGTTGCTTCagtctcagtcagtcagtcaacaaGCGAACTCTCACAGGACCTTGTACGATCTTCCCCATATATTTTCCTCCTTCTATAGTTACAGTTGCAAAGTCCAGTGGcatgttaaaaatgaatataactGTATGGTAACGTCATATAAGTGAATGTCAAAAGGCCAGTATTGTATTGAATAAAATGAGCTCAAACAAACCCAACCTTCGCACTACAGTGGAGTGAAATCTAAGGGCGTAAATGAAATATTATggcattgaaaataaaagataatgaTTGATTTTTACTGGAAACATTTACAAGAGTGATACTCGCATTTGTGCTCCATTCCAAACCTGATTTAATCTGCGACAAAAGAAATTTTTTTCGACGTGTGGCGTAGTGACAGCCGCTGCATCTGGAGCGCTTGGCTCGGCCATCTTGGCTCCAACACAATAGAATCTTTCAGGCATGCTTTCTCGGCCCTCCTGTTATCTGGGCTATCAAGTGTAGTTGCATTCCTATCTCCATTTCAACAACCCTGAAACTCTGTGTGTCGGGGGGCGTGTCCGCTGTAGTATGCACAGGCAGTTGTAAAATTCATTCAATATTCTGGCCATATTTTTAGCGTTGGAGTCAGCTGGAGTTTTGTGACTTTTCCATTGTTAGTCCAACAATAACGCTGGACTCTAAAACGCATCGATAACCAGTTGATGATTTACAAGTTACAGGTGAGGGGAGTTGAAATGTCACTTGTTTCTCCCACCAAGTGAAACTCCCCCAAACAAGAGCCCCATTATCCTGCAGCTCTACGCTTCAACGCATCACCTGTTGATcttttacagacaaaaaaaaaaggtgtgcaCTGTGAGGTCAGTTTCTATTGTCGTCCAAGTGGAAGTCACCAGGAGCCCGAAGGGTCGCAGTGTGTCTCTTTTGATTCTGTCGCACTCAACGATTAGAGAAATAGAGAATTGAAGTGCACTTGTGGTCAGCTACAGTTTCACGGATGCCTCTTTGAAGTGCTGCTCTGGCTTTTGGGGAATCGATTTATGGGAAGCAAATACAAGTAATACGACTATGTTTCTCTCTAAATGATGTGCAACATTACAGAGACATCAGTCACTGGTTGTGCCGTGGCCAAGTTCTGGTGGAAGGAAGTTTTCATAAAAACCTGCAGTTGAAACTCAACTCAACATGAGCTTTTAGAATTCAACAAATGAAGTGGTTTCTACCTGCAATGGCAAAGAGACCCATGAAAGGTGCAGCCAATAGACAAGCTTATGCCAGGGTTGGGCACTTTAAGCTCTGAAAAAAGAATATTATGTCCTTGAACTGTTGGGAGGGGCTGGCGCACTACttacatgaaaacaaaggcaCAAGGTGCTTTTGTGtaacattcaaaataaattcataaatattttttttataaagaacAGAGGATAATTTAAGAATGATTTTCTTAATGGGAAGGAAGTTAAAAAAGCTATATAAAgttatattttaataaagtcATGACAGGGTAAAAAGGCGAGGACATGCTAATAAAAAggaataataattgtaattacGAGTTAATGTAAATACTTTCAAAATTGATCTATAAACATTTGAGGTAAACATTAAGAAAAgatgatgatttaaaaaaaaacaatctctgtaaaattatatataaaaaatgcatttctgaatgggtttttaatttaaatattttttcatatctAAGTATAAAAATATTGTAAAGGACAATTAACATCCCAAAAAGTCCTGCTGAAGttaatttaaatgatttatattaatcaaataaaaaacacaagtagcattaaaataaataaagtaaatatgaataaatacattaaaatgctACGGTACAATCTACAGGTCCTAAAACAGCTGTTTTGTCTAAAGCCATCATGGCTTCAGTCTTTCATCCGGCGGTGGCTGTAGTGGATCATTGTATTTGTGACCTCAAGTGAACAAAATGAGAAGTAAAGTActaaagagtgtgtgtgtttcactttattacagtgttttgtctgttaaaaataaaaagtcaactctgttttcagatcagtttcCTGATCTAAAGTGCTGAGTCGTGACTGAAAGGATAAGATCTCAGGAACTTGCATTGAGATCCATTTCCTCAGCTGCTGTCTCAGTCCACAgagtggagctctgtcatcagACAGGGACACGGAGAAGACTTCTCTATCAAGAAACATGTCTAACTATCAACCTTGTGAAAGACGAGAGCCCTTTGTCGATCATTTGTTCTGTTCAAACAGCACCATGAATTGCATCAAACAGATTTGGTTGTCTGTTCATATTTCACTCAGTCAGCCCAatttgtctgaagacaaacgcCTTTTCAGTTCAACAAAGGCCACATTTTCCAAACCCTACTCATACGGGAAGGAGTATCATGGTTTGGGGCATCATTCCTGTCTGCGCTGCTGACTTTTACTTTCTTCGTAGTGAGGGAAAAAGTGCAGGACGTCACAGTTAAAATGTAGCAGCAGAAGAAACAAGTTGAAGGTTGAAAACAGCCTGAAAAGGCTGGAAGTTCAACAATCTGGTGCTCAATCTGCCATTGAATGTAGTGTcaagaaaactgaaatgaatctGTGCATATGGCACCAGAAAAAATCTCTAAATCTTCTCACTTGAAACCCATTCAACCCATGTTCCTGTGATGATCATGatgatattatcattattatttaatgttATAACAGACAAATCCACCACTTAGGTACCTTTCGTTGTAACAAAAATATTGGATCCAAAAAattgattaaaattaaagttcATTGAGTTTGTTGAGTACTGCATGATACTGTTTATGGcaaatataatatttaactTGAGATAAGtacaaatgaatgttttaatTCGAAGAAGACTCATGGACTCTTATAATAATGTATGTTTTCCTAAATTTTTGTGGAAAATTGTactcctttattttttttcatatttatattaaaatattataccTTTCTTACACTGTCTGATGCATTTTTTGGCCACAAGTTTTCCATCGCTACAGTGACATTCTGTCATTGATGAAGGAATTTACTTTGTCCTTCCCTTGCCCCGCCTTTGTTTTACTGGTTTCGGCTTAACCAGTttagcctctctctctctgtttactCTTTATAACTCGCACCACCATCAGCTGCGAGATCACTTTGCCTCTCCGCTGTCACAAGTCGCTGACTGTCTTGGCAGCCGCACTGAGTTGAAGCTCAGACTCCATGGCCTCAGATCTGGACAACTGCTACCTGTGTAAGGAATACCTCAGGGACCCCGTGTCCATTCCCTGCGGACACATCTTCTGCTCCATCTGTCTGAAGACTTACTGGGACCACACCGACCACACTGGTTCCTACCTCTGCCCACAGTGTCGGGTCACCTACAACAAGAGGCCCACGCCGAGGCGCCTCGGAGGATCCCGACAGTCTTCCTTGCAACGCAACTCCGACCCCTACCCGCCGCCGCCTCCCTCCCCGGACTACAACATGGCGGGACCGCATGACGTCCCCTGCGACGTCTGCAGCGATAAGAAGTACAAGGCAGTCAAGAGCTGCCTGATGTGCCTGGCCTCCTACTGCGAGAAGCATGTCCGGTCCCACTCCTCAGCCACTTTTAAGCGACACAAGCTGGTGGATGTTATTGACAACCTGGACAGGCAGGTGTGCCCCCAGCATCAGAAGGGTCTGGAGCTCTTCTGCCGCACCGACCAAATGTGCATCTGCGTTTTGTGCACGGTGAAGGAACATAAAGGTCATGACATGGTGTCGGCCGAGCAAGAGCGATCCGACGAACAGGTGAGAAGCTCTTCTGAGCTACTTTTGGCTAAACAAAGACCATTCGTATCAAACTTTCTACACTATCTTAGAGATATTTCTTAAACATTGTGTTGCCTGCTACGCTTATTAACCCAAATTAATCCTGTTAAGACGTCAACGCAATATTTGTCTTCCTTGTAGCAAAGACTGGGAGCCACCCAGGCGGAGATCCAGGAGAAGATTCACAACCGGCTGAAGCAGATGGAAGAGCTTAAACAAGCTGTGGACTCGCTGAAGGTTTGTTTCAATCATAAACTACAGGGATTAGGCCCGACACATGAATCGAGATCACCTGCCAACAACATTCCTTGGTTGTGTGGTAACACTTGTAGAACCAGTCTCACACCCGCTGACTGTGTTTTGTCAGACGTCAGCACAGAGGACCATGCAGGAATGCGAGAAGATGTTCGGAGATATGATGCGGTCCATCGAGAGGATGCAGCAGGAGATGGCCAAGCTGGTCACGTCCAACAAGAGGGCGGCGCTCAACAACGCCGAAAGCCACATGGAGCGTCTGAGCCACGAGATCGCCGACCTGAAGAGGAGAGACGATGAGATCACCCAGCTGTCCCGCACCGAGGACCACATTCACTTCATCCAGGTGAGTGTTTGTGGCGCGACACCATCACCGCACAGATGGATGTCTTCTAACCCCAGACCCCTCTCAACGCCAGAGCTACCACGTGCTGATCGCACAGACTGAAGCGGAGGAGCTGCCCAACGTTGCCGTCAACCGTTATTTCTCCTTCGGCCAAGCGAGCAAAACCGTCTCCGAGATGAAGCAGCATTTGAACGAATTGGCCAATGATGAACTGGCGAAGGTGGCCAAGTCAAGTGAGCAAACACTCACAAGTATACTGTAACTTCACGACTTAGcaagtgttttcattcattctctttTTTAAACAGTCAACAAAATGTCCTTCTGTGAACTGGAGGACTCCAAAAAGAAACGTTCAATGAAAGGTGAGTTGCATTTCCAGTGCTTTATTTCTTGGCTGACATGAAAATACAACAGAAGCTCTTGAGGATTTATCAGAAACGGTGCAGACAAAGTAAGGCCGGGGGCCTTTTGTAGCCTTTTGATTGTATTTTTCGGCCCTCTCAAGGCCAGAGTGAAACTATAAAACACTTGTGATGTGGAAATGTTCCAACTGACAAACAATGGGATTTAGTCTTCCTCATTATTCATACTAGTTCCACTCTAAATATGactttttaaagtttaaaagcTCATTTTCCTTTGTTctaatttctct is a window from the Synchiropus splendidus isolate RoL2022-P1 chromosome 17, RoL_Sspl_1.0, whole genome shotgun sequence genome containing:
- the ftr83 gene encoding finTRIM family, member 83 isoform X1, with protein sequence MASDLDNCYLCKEYLRDPVSIPCGHIFCSICLKTYWDHTDHTGSYLCPQCRVTYNKRPTPRRLGGSRQSSLQRNSDPYPPPPPSPDYNMAGPHDVPCDVCSDKKYKAVKSCLMCLASYCEKHVRSHSSATFKRHKLVDVIDNLDRQVCPQHQKGLELFCRTDQMCICVLCTVKEHKGHDMVSAEQERSDEQQRLGATQAEIQEKIHNRLKQMEELKQAVDSLKTSAQRTMQECEKMFGDMMRSIERMQQEMAKLVTSNKRAALNNAESHMERLSHEIADLKRRDDEITQLSRTEDHIHFIQSYHVLIAQTEAEELPNVAVNRYFSFGQASKTVSEMKQHLNELANDELAKVAKSINKMSFCELEDSKKKRSMKGDEAPMYKPMQVLEPQHRDDFLRYACQLTLDPNTAYRQLYLSRGNRKAALKKDPQSYPDSSARFDSLPQVLCMENLSGGAYYWEVDWSGEGAAIGVTYKNLKRTGYGDSCRIGYNRKSWSLFCSDSSYSARHNKDQMEINAPYSSRIGVFLDHAGGTLSFYAVGEGMSLIHRFKASFTEPVYPGFWVWYESAITLIQL
- the ftr83 gene encoding finTRIM family, member 83 isoform X2 produces the protein MASDLDNCYLCKEYLRDPVSIPCGHIFCSICLKTYWDHTDHTGSYLCPQCRVTYNKRPTPRRLGGSRQSSLQRNSDPYPPPPPSPDYNMAGPHDVPCDVCSDKKYKAVKSCLMCLASYCEKHVRSHSSATFKRHKLVDVIDNLDRQVCPQHQKGLELFCRTDQMCICVLCTVKEHKGHDMVSAEQERSDEQQRLGATQAEIQEKIHNRLKQMEELKQAVDSLKTSAQRTMQECEKMFGDMMRSIERMQQEMAKLVTSNKRAALNNAESHMERLSHEIADLKRRDDEITQLSRTEDHIHFIQSYHVLIAQTEAEELPNVAVNRYFSFGQASKTVSEMKQHLNELANDELAKVAKSINKMSFCELEDSKKKRSMKAGDEAPMYKPMQVLEPQHRDDFLRYACQLTLDPNTAYRQLYLSRGNRKAALKKDPQSYPDSSARFDSLPQVLCMENLSGGAYYWEVDWSGEGAAIGVTYKNLKRTGYGDSCRIGYNRKSWSLFCSDSSYSARHNKDQMEINAPYSSRIGVFLDHAGGTLSFYAVGEGMSLIHRFKASFTEPVYPGFWVWYESAITLIQL